In bacterium, the sequence GAGGCGAGCGCCTTATATACCGCCGCTGGAAGGTAGTGGCCCGCTGAGGCGCGCGCCGCCACCGCGGAGGGGCGCTGCGCATTCAGATAGGAGCCGGGCGGGGCGTACACCGTGATGGGCCGGAAGGCCCCCTGATTGTTGGGCACCTCCGGAGAGAGGAGGCACTTTAGTCCGTAGCAGGTGTATGCAAACGTGTAATTCATGACCGCGTTGAGGGAGGTGCGGGTCTGAGGAGAGGAGCCGGTATAGTCCACTCGGAGCTTCGACCCCTTCACGGTCAGCGCAATACATAGGGTGAGGGGTTTCCCCGGTTCGTAGCTTTCCACCATCATCTCAGCGCGGTAGGTTCCGTCGGGAATCTCCCGGATGCCTTTCCGCATGGCCATTTCAGAACGATTCTTCACCTCCATACCTATGGTGGCCAGATCCTTCAGGTGGTGCTCGTCCAGCAACTCTCCAACCCGGGTTTCGATCTGGGCACAGGCCCCTAGCAGGGCCCGGACATCTCCCATCACCTGCTCGGGAACCCGAACATTGTTCTCGATAAGCTCAACCACAAAGGGATTCCACTTCCCCGCTTCGATGAGCTTTACCGGTGGGATGAAAAGCCCCTCCTCATGGACGTCGCGGCTGTCCGGGCTGCGGTAGCGTCCGCCGATGTCCGTCATGTGGGCGATGGCGCCGGCAAATCCGATGAGCCGCTCCCCCCGGAATAGCGGAACGGCCATCGTGATGTCGGGCAGGTGGCCGGTGCACAGCCACGGATCGTTCGTGACGATGACGTCTCCTTCCTGCAGGGAAGAAGGCGGGAAGCGCTTCAGGAAGCCCTTCACCGAGATCGGGAGAGTCCCGATGAAGCTGGGGATGCTCCGGCCGGACTGGGCAAGACCGTCCCCCTCGGCGTCCAACACCATGCAGGCGTAGTCGTGGTTCTCCCGGACGATGGTGGAGAAGGAAGAACGTTGGAGAATGCCCGCCGCCTCATCGCAAATGGCAATGAGGCGGCTCCAGACAATTTCAAGCGTAAAAGGATCAATTCTCTTCTTCGAGGTCTGCTTCGTTGAGCGCGCCATGCCAATTCCTTTTATGATTTGAGACGGATGACAAGGTTCCCGTGGGAGTCCACGCTGAATTTTCCGGATTTACCGATCAAGGTCGTACTCTCGCGCTCCTCGACGAGGGCGGGTCCGCGGTATTCCCTGGCGGTGGCCAAGCTGTAACGGGAGTAAACGTCCGCATTACAATATCCTCCCGCTTCTCTCAGATAGATCCGGCGTTTTCCGATAAGACCTGCTTTCCCTTCCCCATGCGCACCGCCGGTGTGCTGCCAGTTGAGCCGAAGAGACGGGCGGGGACCACGGGCGGAAAGACGAAGATTCACCATCTCCAACGTGACGTTGTCCACCGACCGTCCATAGAGCTTTTGGTATTCCCGCCAGAAGGCGCGCCGAATGGCGGGGATGCTTTTGGCGCTCAGGGCGCCGACCGGGAGGGGAACACGGATCTCGTAACCCTGTCCGACGTAGCGGATGTCGGCCGAGTAAGCCAGGACAATTTGCTTTTCCGGAACCCCGGCGAGCTTGAGATAACTCTTCGCTTCTTTCGAAAGGTCCGCCTGGGACTTCCGAAAGCGTTTCCAATCGAGTTCATCCACGAGACCGTAGTGGGTCTGGACGAGATCAAAGGCCATTGGGGCGGTGAGCTGGCCCAGGGAAGAAATCACTCCGGCACCCGCAGGGCAGATCAGTTCACGGATGCCCAGCTTCGCAGCCACGGAATAGGCGTGCAGCGGACCCGCCCCTCCAAAAGCCATCAAACTGAACCTACGCGGATCCTCCCCCTGCTCGGCGATGTGTACGCGTGCCGCGTCGGCCATGTTTTCGCTGACCAGGTCACAGATCCCCGCCGCGGCCTCTTCAAGGGTCACTTTGAGGGGGACAGCGCAATGCTCGTTGATGGCCCGCCGGGAAGCGTTTTCGTCCAGCGCCATGTCCCCGCCCAGGAAATAATTGGGGTTCAGATAGCCCAAGACGAGGTTTGCGTCCGTGACGGTGGGAAGCGTCCCACCCTGGGAATAGCAGGCCGGGCCCGGATTCGCCCCGGAACTGTCGGGCCCCACTTTCAGCAAGCCCAAATCGTCGAGCCGGGCAATGCTCCCCCCGCCCGCACCAATCTCAATGAGTTCAATGGCCGGAATGCGGAGGGGGAAGCCGGAACCCCGCTTGAACCGCCTTACACGAGCCACCTCAAATTCCCGTGCAACGGCCGGTTCACCATTTTGAATGAGGCAGAGCTTGGCCGTCGTCCCTCCCATGTCAAACGAGAGGAGATCCGGTCGCCCGATCAGCCGGCCGAGTGCGCCCGCCGCGAGAACTCCTGCTGCTGGCCCCGACTCAATGATCCGGACAGGAAACACCTTGGCTGCCTCGGCCGCCCGCGCGATCCCCCCGTGGGAGAGCATGACGAAAAGCTCGCCCCGGAACCCTTCTTTCCCGAGGCCCCCGGCGAGCCGATCCAAATAGTTCTCCACAAGCGGCTTTACGTAGGCATCGATCGTGGTGGTGACGGTCCGCTCAAACTCTCTCGCCTCAGCGGAAACCTGAGAGGAAAGGCTGACGCTGATACCAGGCGCCGCCTTCGAGATAATCTGCGCCGCTTTCCGCTCGTGTTCCGGATTTGCATAGGAGTGCAAGAAGGAAACCGCGATCGACTTGACACCAGCGCGCTTCAGTTTACGGGCGGCGGCATCGATTTCATCTTCCGCAAGGGGAGCAATCGTCTTGCCAGAAGGATCAATCCGCCCGCCCACCTCGTAGCGCAAGGCCCGAGGAATTAATGGCTCGGGAAAAGCAATGTACAGATCGTAAATGTCGTACCTGAGACCCGTTCCAAGCTCGAGCACATCCCGAAATCCCTTCGTCGTGATCAGGCCAGTGAGTGGCCCCTTGCGCTCGATGACGGCATTGGTGGCCACCGTGGTGGCGTGGATCACCGCGCGGATCCGGTCGGAGGAAATACTTCCTTTCGCCAGGAGGCTCCGAAACCCTTTCAGGGCCCCCAGCGATGGGTCCTCGGGAGTGGACAAAACCTTCTCAGCATAGAGGGTTCCTTTTCCCTCCCGCCAAAGGGTGAGGTCGGTGAAGGTGCCGCCGATATCGATGCCCACCAGCCAATCACCGCCTCTGGTGAACAAGCGGTGTTTGGTCTTTTCAATTTTCGATCTAGGCAAATCCTTTACTCCTTACGGAAGGTTATCCAACTCCGCCGGAACTCCATCAAAAAAGATCAAAACCACACACTGGTGCCGGTCATCCGGGAGACTGGGCACGTTCATCCACGGCGATCACCGGAGCCGATTTCCGCCGCATCCACTGTGAACGCAGAGCGATCAAGGCGATTGCCAGCCCGGCGAGGTCCGTCACCCACCCGGGCATGATGAGCACCAAAGCGCCCGTCAAAAGGAGCAGGCGCTCCGGCAGGTTGCAATGGGTGAGAAAATATCCCGTCAATGCAGCAGAAAGGAAGATGCTTCCTACAACGGCGGTGGCGACCACAAAAATCACTTCGGGCCAGGAAGCCTGCATAATGAGAGAGGGTGAATATACAAACATAAATGGAAGAATGAAGCCGGGAATCCCGAGGCGGAAAGCGAGGAATCCTGTCAGAAAGGGATCGGATCTCGCGATTCCGGCGGCGGCGTAAGCCGCCAGAGCGAACGGCGGGGTGATGTTGGAAATGACTCCGAAATACAGGATAAACAGGTGGCCCGCGATCGGGAGGACGCCCATTTCCTCCAAAGCGGGCCCCACGATGAGAGCCGGGATCAAATACGAGGCGGTGACCGGCAGACCCATCCCCAACACCAGGCAGGTGATCATCGTCAAGACCAACAGGATGAATATCTCGCCTCCCGCCAACTTCACCATAATCGAAGAGAGCCGGAGTCCGATCCCTGTTAGGTTGATGGTGCCCAGAATGATGCCTGAGGCGGCGCAGGCGGCCACGACCGGAAGTGAGGCGAGGGCGCCGTCGCGAAGCGTGGTCCAAAGCCGCTTGATGCTCATCCGTGTCTCGCGCCGAACCATTCCGACAGCCACAGCGGACCAGAGCGTCCAAAAGGCGGAAAGCGTCGGCGAATATCCATGCACACCCATGAGATAAACGAGGGT encodes:
- a CDS encoding hydantoinase B/oxoprolinase family protein, whose amino-acid sequence is MARSTKQTSKKRIDPFTLEIVWSRLIAICDEAAGILQRSSFSTIVRENHDYACMVLDAEGDGLAQSGRSIPSFIGTLPISVKGFLKRFPPSSLQEGDVIVTNDPWLCTGHLPDITMAVPLFRGERLIGFAGAIAHMTDIGGRYRSPDSRDVHEEGLFIPPVKLIEAGKWNPFVVELIENNVRVPEQVMGDVRALLGACAQIETRVGELLDEHHLKDLATIGMEVKNRSEMAMRKGIREIPDGTYRAEMMVESYEPGKPLTLCIALTVKGSKLRVDYTGSSPQTRTSLNAVMNYTFAYTCYGLKCLLSPEVPNNQGAFRPITVYAPPGSYLNAQRPSAVAARASAGHYLPAAVYKALASVIPERIPGEAGFPFSGFVLSGADDNGKPYSGIFFFAGGQGANPMSDGLANLSFPTNISCIPAEIMEREFPLRVLSQAIRPDGGGAGRYRGGAGQEVSFQMLANTPGRVALVYRRGDFPPEGMAGGGPGAPGDILLNGKPIPSGRTFWLNLADILTLRLPGGGGYGNPKKRPKEAVRLDLANGVITRRTVENVYE
- a CDS encoding hydantoinase/oxoprolinase family protein codes for the protein MPRSKIEKTKHRLFTRGGDWLVGIDIGGTFTDLTLWREGKGTLYAEKVLSTPEDPSLGALKGFRSLLAKGSISSDRIRAVIHATTVATNAVIERKGPLTGLITTKGFRDVLELGTGLRYDIYDLYIAFPEPLIPRALRYEVGGRIDPSGKTIAPLAEDEIDAAARKLKRAGVKSIAVSFLHSYANPEHERKAAQIISKAAPGISVSLSSQVSAEAREFERTVTTTIDAYVKPLVENYLDRLAGGLGKEGFRGELFVMLSHGGIARAAEAAKVFPVRIIESGPAAGVLAAGALGRLIGRPDLLSFDMGGTTAKLCLIQNGEPAVAREFEVARVRRFKRGSGFPLRIPAIELIEIGAGGGSIARLDDLGLLKVGPDSSGANPGPACYSQGGTLPTVTDANLVLGYLNPNYFLGGDMALDENASRRAINEHCAVPLKVTLEEAAAGICDLVSENMADAARVHIAEQGEDPRRFSLMAFGGAGPLHAYSVAAKLGIRELICPAGAGVISSLGQLTAPMAFDLVQTHYGLVDELDWKRFRKSQADLSKEAKSYLKLAGVPEKQIVLAYSADIRYVGQGYEIRVPLPVGALSAKSIPAIRRAFWREYQKLYGRSVDNVTLEMVNLRLSARGPRPSLRLNWQHTGGAHGEGKAGLIGKRRIYLREAGGYCNADVYSRYSLATAREYRGPALVEERESTTLIGKSGKFSVDSHGNLVIRLKS
- a CDS encoding TRAP transporter permease, with product FEVVMSGAAILIVLEATRRTTGWALPAICVAFLLYANLGNHLSDLFAHRGFTFKRIFTQLYLTQEGIYGLPMRISATLVFNFILLGAFLKETGSGQFFIDLALSLFGRVRGGPAKVAVVASGFFGSISGSAVANVVGTGSFTIPLMKSIGYRPIFAGAVEAVASSGGQIMPPIMGAAAFLMAELLEISYFTVVVAALIPAILYYVAIFFSVDFEAGRVGLRGLEPDKIPHFSYLLRHRSYYLIPPLTLVYLMGVHGYSPTLSAFWTLWSAVAVGMVRRETRMSIKRLWTTLRDGALASLPVVAACAASGIILGTINLTGIGLRLSSIMVKLAGGEIFILLVLTMITCLVLGMGLPVTASYLIPALIVGPALEEMGVLPIAGHLFILYFGVISNITPPFALAAYAAAGIARSDPFLTGFLAFRLGIPGFILPFMFVYSPSLIMQASWPEVIFVVATAVVGSIFLSAALTGYFLTHCNLPERLLLLTGALVLIMPGWVTDLAGLAIALIALRSQWMRRKSAPVIAVDERAQSPG